Proteins encoded together in one Mercenaria mercenaria strain notata chromosome 18, MADL_Memer_1, whole genome shotgun sequence window:
- the LOC128550524 gene encoding uncharacterized protein LOC128550524 encodes MSDDESVTMAKSSRILATPLPSCARVPRQEDDDTRYTKDPTDKKKTKKLQMSEDESVTNGEPAGRSTAMASALPTWIPRQEDNDTGYTKDPIYRQKTKKISEFHITTATSQFYIVNSCRFHVMERITAT; translated from the exons ATGTCGGATGATGAAAGCGTGACGATGGCAAAATCTTCTCGAATACTGGCAACTCCACTACCTTCTTGTGCAAGGGTACCAAGGCAAGAGGATGATGATACGAGATATACCAAAGATCCAACagataaaaagaaaactaaaaag CTACAGATGTCAGAAGATGAGAGCGTGACGAATGGAGAACCTGCTGGAAGATCGACAGCAATGGCAAGTGCACTACCTACTTGGATACCAAGGCAAGAGGATAATGATACTGGATACACCAAAGATCCAATATATAGACAGAAAACTAAAAAG ATTTCGGAATTTCACATTACTACAGCTACATCACAGTTTTATATAGTCAACTCCTGTCGTTTCCATGTGATGGAAAGGATAACTGCTACATAG